The following proteins are co-located in the Candidatus Competibacteraceae bacterium genome:
- the rlmH gene encoding 23S rRNA (pseudouridine(1915)-N(3))-methyltransferase RlmH, with translation MKIHLLAVGTRMPDWVKTGYEEYARRLPRECALNLVEIPPGKRGANADLTRLVRAEGERLLAAVPAGSQVIALDERGQEWSTAQLAERLAGWLREGHDLSLLVGGPDGLDPACRARAGRLWALSRLTLPHPLVRVVLAEQIYRAWSLLHRHPYHRA, from the coding sequence GTGAAGATCCATCTGCTTGCCGTGGGGACCCGCATGCCGGACTGGGTCAAGACCGGTTATGAGGAATACGCCAGGCGGCTGCCACGAGAGTGCGCGCTGAACCTGGTCGAAATTCCACCCGGCAAGCGTGGCGCGAACGCTGACCTGACTCGTCTGGTTCGCGCCGAGGGCGAACGCTTGCTGGCGGCGGTGCCGGCGGGGTCTCAGGTGATCGCCCTGGACGAACGCGGGCAGGAATGGAGCACCGCGCAACTGGCCGAACGACTGGCCGGTTGGCTGCGGGAGGGCCACGATCTCAGTCTGCTGGTCGGTGGTCCGGATGGACTGGACCCGGCCTGCCGTGCCCGCGCCGGCCGATTGTGGGCGCTGTCGCGGCTGACCTTGCCGCATCCGCTGGTGCGGGTGGTGCTGGCCGAACAGATTTACCGGGCCTGGAGCCTGCTGCATCGCCATCCGTACCACCGCGCCTGA
- the nadD gene encoding nicotinate-nucleotide adenylyltransferase, with protein sequence MSAASRFPPYPRPIGVLGGTFDPIHYGHLRPALELLEALDLAEIRFVPCRIPAHRGSPRIAAEQRLALVRLATAGQAGFAVDDRELRREGPSYMVDTLASLREDFGDIPLCLIVGVDAFRELHTWHRWRELSRFAHIVVMQRPGPSKPFVPVLEELIAPRMTDPTALRQRLAGGILFQPVTQLDISATDIRALLARGQSPRFLLPETVLARIHEQVLYRSLPAPTPVTL encoded by the coding sequence ATGTCGGCGGCCTCCCGCTTTCCACCGTATCCGCGCCCCATCGGGGTGTTGGGCGGCACCTTCGATCCGATCCATTACGGTCATCTGCGACCGGCGCTGGAGTTGCTGGAGGCGCTGGATCTGGCGGAAATCCGCTTCGTGCCCTGCCGGATTCCGGCGCATCGCGGTTCGCCGCGAATCGCCGCCGAGCAGCGGCTGGCGCTGGTGCGTTTGGCCACGGCCGGGCAAGCGGGCTTCGCGGTCGATGATCGGGAACTGCGCCGGGAGGGACCTTCCTATATGGTGGATACCCTGGCCTCGCTGCGCGAGGACTTCGGCGATATCCCCCTGTGTCTGATCGTCGGCGTCGATGCCTTCCGCGAACTGCATACCTGGCATCGCTGGCGGGAATTGAGCCGGTTCGCCCACATCGTGGTGATGCAGCGGCCCGGACCGTCGAAGCCGTTCGTGCCGGTGCTGGAGGAATTGATCGCCCCACGCATGACGGACCCCACCGCCCTGCGCCAGCGGCTTGCCGGCGGTATCCTGTTCCAGCCAGTGACCCAGTTGGACATCTCCGCGACTGACATTCGCGCTTTGCTGGCGCGTGGCCAGTCGCCCCGCTTTCTGTTGCCGGAGACGGTGCTGGCCCGTATCCACGAGCAGGTGCTGTACCGGTCGTTGCCCGCCCCGACCCCCGTGACTTTATGA
- a CDS encoding carbon-nitrogen hydrolase family protein encodes MPKMAAIQMVSGPDVAANLTTAAELLARAADQGARLAVLPENFALMGRREEEKVAVRETEGEGPIQFFLAEQAARHRLWLVGGTIPLRTAGDARRVRAACLLFDDRGQRVARYDKVHLFDVQVVGSKERYAESATIEPGERYVFAETPLGRLGLAVCYDLRFPEQFRALMERGMEILVLPAAFTAATGLAHWETLLRARAIENQCYVIASAQGGRHANGRETHGDSLIIDPWGAILDRLPHGPGVVLAEFDRERLENVRRQFPVLEHRVRCET; translated from the coding sequence ATGCCGAAGATGGCCGCCATCCAAATGGTTTCCGGACCCGATGTCGCCGCAAATCTGACCACCGCCGCGGAACTGCTGGCCCGAGCCGCCGACCAGGGGGCTCGACTGGCGGTGCTGCCGGAGAATTTTGCCCTGATGGGCCGCCGCGAGGAGGAGAAAGTGGCGGTGCGGGAGACGGAAGGCGAGGGGCCGATTCAGTTCTTTCTGGCCGAACAGGCCGCTCGTCACCGGCTGTGGCTGGTCGGAGGCACGATCCCGCTGCGGACCGCCGGCGACGCGCGGCGGGTGCGCGCGGCCTGCCTGCTGTTCGATGATCGCGGCCAGCGGGTGGCCCGCTACGACAAGGTGCATCTGTTCGACGTGCAGGTGGTGGGCAGCAAGGAGCGCTACGCCGAGTCGGCCACCATCGAACCGGGCGAGCGCTACGTTTTTGCCGAGACGCCATTGGGCCGCTTGGGGTTGGCGGTGTGCTACGACCTGCGCTTTCCCGAGCAGTTTCGTGCCCTGATGGAGCGTGGCATGGAAATCCTGGTCCTGCCGGCGGCGTTCACCGCTGCTACCGGATTGGCGCACTGGGAAACACTGCTGCGGGCACGCGCCATCGAAAATCAATGCTACGTGATCGCTTCCGCCCAGGGCGGCCGGCACGCCAATGGCCGCGAGACCCACGGCGACAGTCTGATCATCGATCCGTGGGGCGCGATCCTCGACCGCTTGCCACACGGGCCGGGGGTGGTGCTGGCCGAATTCGACCGGGAACGATTGGAAAATGTCCGGCGCCAATTTCCGGTCCTGGAACATCGTGTGCGCTGCGAAACCTGA
- the rsfS gene encoding ribosome silencing factor translates to MQLEALREIVVAALEEVKAQDIQVLDVREIASFTDLMVIASGSSSRQVKALADKVVEKCAAVGVRPLGVEGQREAEWVLVDLNDIVLHVMLPQTRDFYNLEKLWSVDSARALGH, encoded by the coding sequence ATGCAACTTGAGGCTTTACGAGAAATCGTTGTGGCTGCTCTGGAAGAGGTAAAGGCCCAGGACATCCAGGTTCTGGACGTGCGCGAGATCGCCAGTTTCACCGACTTGATGGTCATCGCCAGCGGTTCATCCAGCCGCCAGGTCAAGGCGCTGGCCGATAAGGTGGTCGAAAAATGCGCGGCGGTCGGAGTACGACCCTTGGGGGTCGAAGGCCAGCGGGAGGCGGAATGGGTGCTGGTGGATTTGAACGACATCGTGCTGCACGTCATGTTGCCGCAGACCCGCGACTTCTACAATCTGGAAAAGCTGTGGTCGGTGGATTCCGCCAGGGCGTTGGGGCATTGA
- the rng gene encoding ribonuclease G — translation MATRAEGGTGDEILINVTPRETRVAVVENGVLQEILLERVGRRGLVGNIYKGRICRVLPGMEAAFVDVGLERAAFLHVSDIRPETMVEGGTAAGERWPVITELVRENQELVVQVIKDPIGTKGARLTTHITLPSRFLVFLADSDMAGVSVKIDGERERQRLKEMINVFRAEFGGGYIVRTAAEGAEPWALRADMQFLQRLWGSIRERIKETSGIATLYEDLPLILRVLRDFVGDSVERMRVDSRETCQRMLEFADKFVPEMVPRLEHYPGERPIFELYGIEDEIQRALGKKVPLKSGGYLVVDQTEAMTTIDVNTGAYVGHRNLEETIFKTNLEAATAIARQLRLRNLGGIIILDFIDMVSEEHRQAVFKALEKHLEKDRAKSHISQVSPLGLVEMTRKRTRESLEQVLCEPCPLCHGRGSIKTAETVCYDIFRELLREARQYSPRQFMVLAAPDVVDAMLDQESTSVAQLEAFIGIPIKFQAEALYTREQYDVVLM, via the coding sequence ATGGCCACACGCGCCGAAGGCGGCACGGGCGACGAAATTCTGATCAATGTGACGCCCCGCGAAACCCGAGTCGCCGTGGTCGAGAACGGCGTCCTGCAGGAAATCCTGCTGGAACGGGTCGGCCGGCGCGGTTTGGTCGGCAACATCTACAAAGGGCGAATCTGCCGGGTATTGCCCGGCATGGAGGCGGCGTTCGTGGACGTCGGCCTGGAGCGAGCCGCGTTCCTGCACGTTTCCGATATCCGTCCGGAAACCATGGTGGAAGGAGGAACGGCCGCTGGCGAGCGCTGGCCCGTCATTACCGAACTGGTGCGCGAGAATCAGGAATTGGTGGTGCAGGTGATCAAGGACCCGATCGGCACCAAGGGCGCGCGCTTGACCACGCATATCACCCTGCCGTCCCGCTTCCTGGTCTTCCTGGCCGATTCGGACATGGCGGGCGTGTCGGTCAAGATCGACGGCGAGCGCGAACGGCAGCGGCTCAAGGAAATGATCAACGTCTTCCGGGCCGAGTTTGGCGGCGGCTACATCGTGCGCACCGCCGCGGAAGGCGCGGAACCCTGGGCGCTGCGGGCGGACATGCAGTTTCTACAACGCTTGTGGGGGTCGATCCGGGAGCGGATCAAGGAAACCAGCGGCATTGCGACCCTGTACGAGGATCTGCCCCTGATCCTGCGGGTGCTGCGCGATTTCGTCGGCGACAGCGTCGAGAGGATGCGCGTCGATTCGCGCGAAACCTGTCAGCGGATGCTGGAGTTCGCCGACAAGTTCGTGCCGGAGATGGTGCCGCGCCTGGAGCACTATCCCGGCGAGCGGCCGATCTTCGAGCTGTACGGCATCGAGGACGAAATCCAGCGGGCGCTGGGCAAGAAAGTACCGCTCAAGTCCGGTGGCTACCTGGTCGTCGATCAGACCGAGGCGATGACCACTATCGACGTCAATACCGGCGCCTACGTGGGGCATCGTAATCTTGAGGAAACCATCTTCAAGACCAATCTGGAAGCCGCCACGGCTATTGCCCGGCAATTGCGGCTGCGCAATCTGGGCGGGATCATCATCCTCGACTTCATCGACATGGTCAGCGAGGAACACCGCCAGGCGGTGTTCAAGGCGTTGGAGAAGCACCTGGAAAAGGATCGCGCCAAGAGCCACATCTCGCAGGTGTCGCCGCTCGGTCTGGTGGAAATGACCCGCAAGCGCACTCGCGAGAGCCTGGAACAGGTGTTGTGCGAGCCGTGTCCCTTGTGCCACGGTCGGGGTTCGATCAAGACCGCCGAGACGGTGTGCTACGACATCTTCCGCGAACTGCTGCGCGAAGCCCGCCAGTATTCGCCGCGTCAGTTCATGGTGCTGGCCGCGCCGGATGTGGTGGACGCCATGCTGGATCAGGAATCCACCAGCGTGGCGCAACTGGAAGCCTTCATCGGCATTCCCATCAAATTCCAGGCGGAAGCCCTCTACACCCGCGAGCAATACGACGTGGTATTGATGTGA
- a CDS encoding TIGR02099 family protein: MSQGFWHAAGGARRTLRWARRLILALLLPLLLLAAFGQWWLLPRLNDYRDPLADALGEALRTPVRIESVNAARDGWRLRLRLRGVSLRDPDSSAVWASFAQATVSLNLWRSLREWRPIFGHIRLEGVNLTLEQGPDGALRLRANADSENAASPLGKAARWLFAVRRLDIIGERLTVRRRSGEVIEISLPYFQVRDTAEGQRLVVTADLPARLGHWLRLSVERRGVDGANPETGEGTFRFEAGPLNLAGWPLPLAFRAGQVGLAVSGDWRDWQPTHLQARLRLRQADLRPEPRVALLASWLAATPDSELNVEWWAEESGWRLRGQARFGGGHDQSEARPGFELNRAGERWRGEGRDWRVHDVLAWVTPWLDEPTRNRLAALDPRGDLPEIALETESGFDTYAATARLRGVTGRSTHGLPGFDNLSGLLTFSPERGRLELDSQRVRIDTHGLLRVPLDLDRLNGMIAWQRTPDGLQLDSAGLDLANSDCNGRFWGGVTLPNQGEPVLDLHGHYRDVRIGREQARRYLPVAVIPPDGVAWLDQALVGGRVVAGDLILRGSPARFPFDHGEGLFETRFQIEDAVVNYAPGWPRLEGLRGSVTFRNRGMRIEAEPGAGRLLDAKVENLAVWIDDLERVIAQAKGRIDGPGASLWRGLRESPVGQELGEDLPDLRIAGHNSVDLELSIPADSSRPSRVRGRVGLSDSSVALPSRTLEFSRLKGEVTFTETGLKAEDVRALLRGEPVRIDLNLAGGEGQRELRGQLRGRIGLRTLTGAPAALDAYLEGKSLWQAVLAVPIGRRDRRNEASPFTLTLNSDLHGMAVRLPAPLDKDANEVRPFAMTLHPIGHDTLELALEYGTGVRAALELSGYPQNLQFERGELRVNAGAARLPDAPGLAIVADLPRWRLDLPATLSDSSDATTDADIEPKTAAWWSALRDIDARIGELTIADQSFTQLTLAATHRNDGLQVDLESGDLSGRLTVPDQPTSARPINAALRRLHWRRGSEDAAATAPPVAPDPRRLPPLVLTAAELRLDDKALGRLRVVAMPMKGGVRLPEISLGSEQQRIEASGEWRWTLDGQLAQLRATLWSQALGETLAVFGYQNMGLTGAEAEAELRAEWMGGLPDFTLERMDGNLKFQIGSGQLLNINPGLGRVVGLFSVQNIVRRLTLDFSDLFQPGTSFDRITGEFVFKHGQAFTDDLTVEAPAARIDIRGRTGLRDRDYDQQITVTPNLGGALPVAGALAGGPAVGAAVLVAERLLQKSIEQATRYRYALTGSWDDPVLEPLREPPPPTVPRKLVGDQ, encoded by the coding sequence ATGAGCCAGGGGTTTTGGCATGCGGCCGGCGGGGCGCGGCGGACCTTGCGGTGGGCGCGGCGGCTGATTCTGGCGCTGCTGTTGCCACTGCTGCTGCTGGCGGCGTTCGGGCAATGGTGGCTGCTGCCGCGTTTGAACGACTACCGTGACCCCCTGGCGGATGCGTTGGGAGAAGCGCTGCGGACGCCGGTGCGGATCGAGTCGGTGAACGCGGCCCGCGACGGCTGGCGGCTTCGACTGCGATTGCGGGGCGTCAGCCTGCGCGATCCCGATAGCAGCGCTGTCTGGGCCAGCTTCGCCCAGGCGACGGTGAGCCTGAACCTGTGGCGTTCGCTGCGGGAATGGCGTCCGATATTCGGCCACATCCGGTTGGAGGGCGTTAACCTGACCCTGGAGCAGGGGCCGGATGGAGCCTTGCGGCTGCGGGCGAATGCCGATTCCGAAAATGCCGCGTCGCCTCTGGGGAAAGCCGCCCGCTGGCTGTTCGCCGTGCGTCGGCTGGATATCATCGGCGAGCGGTTGACCGTGCGCCGTCGGAGTGGGGAGGTCATCGAAATTTCGCTCCCGTATTTTCAAGTGCGGGACACCGCCGAAGGTCAGCGATTGGTCGTGACCGCCGATTTACCGGCCAGACTGGGGCACTGGTTGCGCCTGAGCGTGGAACGACGAGGGGTCGATGGCGCCAATCCCGAAACCGGCGAGGGGACTTTTCGGTTCGAGGCCGGCCCTTTGAACCTGGCGGGTTGGCCGTTGCCGCTAGCGTTCCGCGCCGGCCAGGTCGGATTGGCGGTCAGCGGCGACTGGCGGGACTGGCAACCCACGCATCTACAAGCTCGTTTGCGTCTACGGCAAGCGGATCTACGGCCGGAACCGCGCGTTGCCTTGTTGGCGTCCTGGCTGGCGGCGACGCCGGACAGCGAGCTGAACGTGGAGTGGTGGGCGGAGGAGAGCGGCTGGCGGTTGCGGGGTCAAGCCCGGTTCGGCGGTGGCCACGATCAGAGCGAGGCGCGGCCCGGTTTCGAACTGAACCGCGCCGGTGAGCGCTGGCGAGGCGAGGGCCGCGACTGGCGCGTTCATGACGTGCTGGCCTGGGTGACCCCGTGGCTGGACGAGCCGACCCGAAACCGGCTGGCAGCGCTCGACCCGCGCGGCGACCTGCCGGAAATCGCGTTGGAAACCGAGTCCGGTTTCGATACCTATGCGGCGACCGCGCGGTTGCGCGGAGTGACCGGACGATCGACCCACGGCTTGCCGGGCTTCGACAACTTGAGCGGCTTGTTGACCTTTTCCCCGGAGCGCGGCCGGCTCGAATTGGACAGCCAGCGAGTCCGGATCGATACCCACGGCCTGCTGCGGGTCCCGCTCGACCTGGACCGCTTGAACGGGATGATAGCCTGGCAGCGCACTCCTGACGGATTGCAACTGGATAGCGCCGGTCTGGATCTGGCCAACTCCGATTGCAACGGCCGGTTTTGGGGCGGCGTCACCCTTCCCAATCAGGGCGAGCCGGTGCTGGATTTGCATGGGCATTATCGGGATGTCCGGATCGGGCGCGAACAGGCACGGCGCTACCTGCCGGTGGCGGTGATTCCACCCGACGGAGTGGCCTGGCTGGATCAGGCGCTGGTCGGCGGTCGAGTGGTGGCCGGCGATCTGATTTTGCGCGGCTCGCCGGCCCGTTTCCCCTTCGACCACGGCGAGGGTTTATTCGAGACCCGTTTTCAGATCGAGGATGCGGTGGTGAACTACGCGCCCGGCTGGCCCCGGCTGGAAGGATTGCGGGGGAGCGTGACGTTCCGCAATCGCGGTATGCGGATCGAGGCGGAGCCCGGCGCCGGCCGCCTGCTCGACGCCAAGGTCGAAAATCTCGCGGTCTGGATCGACGATCTTGAGCGGGTGATCGCCCAGGCCAAGGGGCGGATCGATGGACCCGGCGCCAGTCTGTGGCGGGGGCTCAGGGAAAGTCCGGTCGGCCAGGAACTGGGTGAGGATCTGCCGGATTTACGGATCGCCGGCCACAATAGCGTGGACCTCGAACTTTCCATTCCGGCCGACTCGTCGCGCCCCAGCCGCGTGCGCGGGCGGGTCGGTTTGTCGGACAGCAGCGTGGCCTTGCCATCCCGGACGCTTGAATTCAGTCGGCTGAAGGGCGAAGTGACGTTTACGGAAACCGGCTTGAAAGCCGAAGACGTGCGGGCGCTGCTGCGCGGAGAGCCGGTTCGGATCGACCTGAACCTGGCCGGTGGCGAGGGCCAGCGCGAACTGCGCGGCCAGTTGCGGGGCCGAATAGGGCTGCGGACCCTGACCGGCGCGCCGGCGGCATTGGATGCATATCTCGAAGGTAAGAGCCTTTGGCAGGCGGTGTTGGCGGTTCCGATTGGCCGGCGTGACCGGCGAAACGAGGCGTCGCCGTTCACGCTGACCTTGAATTCGGATTTGCACGGCATGGCCGTCCGGTTGCCGGCCCCATTGGACAAGGACGCCAACGAAGTGCGCCCCTTCGCCATGACCTTGCACCCCATCGGACACGATACCCTGGAATTGGCGCTGGAGTACGGGACGGGCGTGCGAGCGGCGCTGGAGCTGAGTGGTTATCCACAAAATCTCCAGTTCGAACGCGGCGAGTTGCGGGTCAACGCCGGCGCGGCCAGACTACCGGACGCGCCAGGACTGGCGATCGTCGCCGATTTGCCGCGCTGGCGATTGGACCTGCCCGCCACCTTGTCCGATTCGAGCGATGCCACCACCGACGCCGATATCGAGCCAAAAACCGCGGCATGGTGGAGCGCGTTGCGCGATATCGATGCTCGAATCGGCGAATTGACGATCGCCGATCAGTCGTTTACCCAGCTCACGCTGGCGGCGACTCACCGGAACGACGGCCTGCAAGTCGATCTGGAGAGTGGGGATCTGAGCGGACGCCTGACCGTGCCGGATCAACCGACTTCGGCGCGCCCGATCAACGCGGCGCTGCGCCGCTTGCATTGGCGGCGTGGGTCGGAGGATGCCGCCGCCACCGCTCCACCCGTCGCGCCCGATCCGCGCCGCTTGCCACCGCTGGTGCTGACCGCCGCCGAATTGCGACTGGACGATAAGGCCCTGGGTCGGTTGCGGGTCGTCGCCATGCCAATGAAGGGGGGCGTTCGTCTGCCGGAAATCAGCCTGGGTTCCGAGCAGCAGCGCATCGAAGCCAGCGGCGAGTGGCGCTGGACCCTCGATGGTCAACTGGCCCAGTTGCGAGCGACCTTATGGAGCCAGGCGCTGGGAGAAACCCTGGCGGTATTCGGTTACCAGAATATGGGTCTCACCGGCGCTGAAGCCGAGGCGGAACTGCGCGCCGAATGGATGGGGGGGTTGCCCGATTTCACCCTGGAGCGCATGGATGGCAACCTGAAATTTCAAATCGGTTCCGGACAGTTGCTTAACATCAATCCAGGTCTGGGCCGGGTGGTCGGGCTATTTAGCGTGCAGAACATCGTGCGGCGCCTAACCCTCGATTTCAGCGATCTGTTCCAGCCAGGGACCAGCTTCGATCGGATTACCGGCGAATTCGTGTTCAAGCACGGGCAAGCCTTTACCGACGATCTCACGGTCGAAGCGCCGGCCGCGCGGATCGACATCCGGGGCCGGACCGGATTGCGGGACCGTGATTACGACCAGCAGATCACGGTGACGCCGAATTTGGGGGGTGCCTTGCCGGTCGCGGGTGCGTTGGCCGGCGGCCCGGCGGTCGGCGCGGCGGTGCTGGTCGCCGAACGCTTGCTGCAAAAAAGCATCGAACAAGCGACCCGCTACCGTTATGCCCTGACCGGTTCCTGGGACGATCCGGTGCTGGAACCGCTGCGGGAACCACCGCCCCCCACCGTGCCCAGGAAGCTCGTGGGCGACCAATGA
- a CDS encoding glutamate-5-semialdehyde dehydrogenase yields the protein MNDTHTETANTIERYMLDVGRRARAASRIVGRAETRIKNGALLAIAAALEADEERLLAANRLDMDAGRAGELDAALLDRLELTPKGVRGIAQGLREIAAQPDPVGEIIDLKYRPSGLQVGRMRVPLGVIGIIYESRPNVTADAAALCLKAGNAAILRGGSEALHSNRAIAACIQRGLAAAGLPTDAVQVIDTADRAAVGALIGMAEYVDVIVPRGGKSLIERISREARVPVIKHLDGVCHVYIDDRADPDQAMSIAYNAKTQRYGTCNTMETLLVAAGIADRVLPELGRRYQDAGVELRGCQRTHDLLPEIGMATEEDWYAEYLAPVLAVRVVNDIDQAMDHIALYGSAHTDAIVTEDYGRARRFLREVDSSSVMVNASTRFADGGEYGLGAEIGISTDKLHARGPVGAEGLTTLKFVVLGDGHIRE from the coding sequence ATGAACGATACCCATACGGAAACCGCCAACACCATCGAGCGCTACATGCTGGATGTGGGCCGGCGCGCGCGCGCCGCGTCCCGCATCGTCGGCCGCGCCGAAACCCGGATCAAGAACGGCGCCCTGCTCGCCATCGCCGCCGCCCTGGAGGCGGACGAGGAACGGTTACTGGCGGCCAACCGCCTGGACATGGACGCCGGCCGCGCCGGCGAGTTGGACGCGGCCCTGCTGGACCGCCTGGAGCTGACGCCCAAGGGCGTGCGCGGGATAGCGCAAGGTTTGCGGGAAATCGCCGCCCAGCCCGATCCGGTGGGCGAGATCATCGATCTCAAATATCGTCCATCGGGCCTTCAGGTCGGGCGGATGCGGGTGCCGCTGGGGGTGATCGGCATCATCTACGAGTCGCGGCCGAACGTGACCGCCGACGCCGCCGCGCTTTGTTTGAAGGCCGGTAACGCCGCCATCCTGCGCGGCGGTTCCGAGGCGTTGCATTCCAACCGCGCCATTGCCGCCTGTATCCAGCGGGGGTTGGCCGCCGCCGGCTTGCCGACCGACGCGGTGCAGGTGATCGACACCGCCGACCGCGCCGCCGTCGGCGCGCTGATCGGCATGGCCGAATACGTGGACGTGATCGTGCCGCGCGGCGGCAAGAGTCTGATCGAGCGAATCAGTCGCGAGGCGCGGGTGCCGGTGATCAAGCATCTGGATGGCGTCTGCCACGTCTACATCGACGACCGCGCCGATCCCGACCAGGCGATGTCGATCGCTTACAACGCCAAGACCCAGCGCTACGGCACCTGCAATACCATGGAAACCCTGCTGGTGGCGGCGGGCATCGCCGATCGGGTGCTGCCCGAATTGGGCCGGCGCTACCAGGATGCCGGCGTGGAATTGCGCGGCTGCCAGCGGACCCACGACCTGTTGCCGGAGATCGGGATGGCGACCGAGGAAGACTGGTACGCCGAATATCTGGCGCCGGTGCTGGCGGTTCGGGTCGTCAACGATATCGACCAGGCCATGGACCACATCGCTCTCTACGGCTCCGCCCACACCGACGCCATCGTGACGGAGGATTACGGTCGGGCGCGGCGTTTCCTGCGCGAGGTGGATTCCAGTTCGGTGATGGTGAATGCTTCCACCCGCTTCGCCGACGGTGGCGAGTATGGCCTGGGCGCGGAAATCGGTATCAGCACCGATAAGCTGCACGCCCGTGGCCCGGTCGGCGCGGAAGGATTGACCACTCTGAAATTCGTGGTGCTGGGCGATGGGCATATCCGGGAATGA
- the maf gene encoding septum formation inhibitor Maf — translation MASFQIYLASASPRRRELLRQIGIAYRLLPVVVDETPLPDETPHAYVIRLARAKAEAGARALGRRQPAPVLGADTAVVVDGAILGKPGGRDEGLAMLARLSGREHRVLSAVALATEERGAVKVQASRVRFRDLSPAECRAYWDSGEPWDKAGGYGIQGRAATFVVELHGSYSGVMGLPLFETAELLREFGIPL, via the coding sequence ATGGCTAGCTTCCAAATCTATCTGGCTTCCGCCTCTCCTCGCCGCCGCGAACTGCTGCGCCAGATCGGCATTGCCTACCGTCTGTTGCCGGTTGTGGTGGACGAGACGCCGCTACCCGACGAGACGCCTCACGCTTACGTGATTCGGCTGGCGCGGGCCAAGGCGGAAGCCGGCGCGCGCGCGCTGGGCCGACGCCAACCCGCGCCGGTGTTGGGCGCGGACACGGCGGTGGTGGTGGACGGCGCGATTCTCGGCAAACCCGGCGGCCGGGACGAGGGGCTGGCGATGCTGGCGCGCCTGTCCGGGCGGGAGCATCGGGTCTTAAGCGCGGTGGCATTGGCCACCGAGGAGCGCGGCGCGGTCAAGGTACAGGCAAGCCGGGTTCGCTTCCGGGATCTGTCACCGGCGGAATGCCGGGCCTACTGGGACAGCGGCGAACCCTGGGACAAGGCCGGCGGCTACGGCATTCAGGGGCGGGCGGCGACCTTCGTCGTGGAGTTGCACGGCAGCTACTCCGGAGTGATGGGGCTGCCGCTGTTCGAAACCGCCGAACTACTGCGAGAGTTCGGCATCCCTCTCTGA
- a CDS encoding DNA polymerase III subunit delta, translated as MRVRPEQLAAHLRKTLAPLYLIFGEETLLARESADALRVAARERGHAERECLTVDAGFDWNTLRQLAASPSLFANRRLLELRLGNAKPGDAGAKALSEYAARPAADAVLLVTAGKLDWNTQKSRWFAALDAMGVVVPAAPVEPGQLSVWIERRLRERGLKPTQEAVLLLGERVEGNLLAAAQEIEKLALLTGEQPLTVDRVLAAVGDSARYSIYDFVDAALRGQPERVARILNGLRGEGVEPVLANWALHRELRVLNALAFARDQRQPLETVFAAFAARKEIVWDKRKPPLLQALQRLTLADCRLLLGGCARTDRAIKGIEPGSPWDALLMVGLRLAGRPLLSDEL; from the coding sequence TTGCGAGTGCGTCCCGAACAGCTCGCCGCGCATTTGCGCAAGACCCTGGCGCCGCTCTATCTGATCTTCGGCGAGGAAACCCTGCTGGCACGGGAATCCGCCGACGCGCTCCGCGTCGCCGCCCGCGAACGAGGCCATGCGGAACGGGAATGCCTGACGGTCGATGCCGGTTTCGACTGGAACACGCTGCGCCAACTGGCGGCCAGCCCCTCGCTGTTCGCCAACCGGCGGTTGCTGGAGCTGCGCCTGGGCAACGCCAAGCCGGGCGATGCCGGCGCCAAGGCGCTGAGCGAGTATGCGGCCCGTCCCGCCGCCGACGCGGTGTTGTTGGTCACCGCTGGCAAACTCGACTGGAATACCCAGAAAAGCCGCTGGTTCGCCGCCCTGGATGCGATGGGCGTGGTGGTGCCGGCGGCGCCGGTGGAGCCGGGGCAATTGTCGGTCTGGATCGAACGCCGGCTGCGGGAACGCGGTCTGAAACCCACCCAGGAAGCGGTGCTGTTGCTGGGCGAGCGGGTGGAGGGCAATCTGTTGGCCGCCGCCCAGGAAATCGAGAAGCTGGCATTGCTGACCGGCGAGCAGCCGCTGACCGTCGACAGGGTATTGGCGGCGGTCGGCGACAGCGCTCGATACAGCATCTATGATTTCGTGGATGCCGCCCTGCGTGGCCAGCCGGAGCGCGTTGCGCGGATTCTGAATGGTTTGCGCGGCGAAGGCGTGGAACCGGTGTTGGCGAACTGGGCCTTGCATCGGGAGCTTCGGGTACTGAACGCGCTGGCTTTCGCCCGTGACCAGCGCCAGCCGCTGGAAACCGTGTTCGCCGCGTTCGCCGCCCGCAAGGAAATCGTCTGGGACAAACGGAAGCCGCCCCTGCTCCAGGCCCTGCAACGGCTGACACTGGCCGATTGCCGGCTGTTACTGGGTGGCTGTGCCCGGACCGACCGCGCGATCAAGGGCATCGAGCCCGGCTCGCCATGGGATGCGTTGCTGATGGTGGGTTTGCGACTGGCCGGTCGGCCGTTGTTGTCCGACGAACTGTGA